One segment of Arthrobacter sp. MMS18-M83 DNA contains the following:
- a CDS encoding WD40/YVTN/BNR-like repeat-containing protein codes for MGCMATAESYVLAIGTKKGLWLARSSDRKEWSLSGPHFLMSEIPSIGIDTRGDKPRIMVGVRSEHWGPTVAHSDDLGATWTEPEQGAIKFPEGTDAALERIWQIYPDSASRPGVVWAGCEPISVWKSTDGGEHFELNRGLWNHPHRSEWGAGYGGAAAHSIVVDPSGENVHVAMSTGGVYRSLDGGTSWEARNKGISAYFMPDPNPEFGQCVHKIAADAAVEGRLYAQNHHGVYRTDDNGENWISIADGLPADFGFVMLTHPRREGTAWVVPIKADSERIPPDGHLAVHRTDDAGGTWKRLDVGLPDHEYNAVLRDAAAVDSAEPAGVYFGTRGGSVYASADEGESFIEVASHLPDVLCVRAAVVSGDLSAELAAASAASGLPA; via the coding sequence ATGGGGTGCATGGCTACCGCAGAGAGTTATGTCTTGGCGATCGGGACCAAAAAAGGACTGTGGCTGGCACGCAGTTCAGACCGCAAGGAATGGTCCCTTTCCGGTCCGCACTTCCTCATGAGCGAGATCCCCAGCATCGGGATCGATACGCGCGGGGACAAGCCCCGGATCATGGTGGGCGTGCGCTCCGAACACTGGGGGCCCACCGTGGCCCACTCCGACGACCTGGGCGCCACCTGGACCGAGCCCGAGCAGGGCGCCATCAAATTCCCAGAGGGCACCGATGCCGCACTGGAGCGGATTTGGCAGATCTACCCGGACTCTGCGTCCCGGCCAGGAGTCGTCTGGGCCGGTTGCGAACCGATCTCCGTCTGGAAATCCACCGACGGCGGCGAGCACTTCGAGCTGAACCGTGGCCTGTGGAATCATCCGCACCGCAGCGAATGGGGAGCGGGTTACGGTGGCGCTGCCGCCCACTCGATCGTGGTCGACCCCTCCGGGGAGAACGTCCACGTTGCCATGAGCACCGGCGGGGTTTACAGATCGCTCGACGGCGGAACCTCCTGGGAAGCCCGCAACAAGGGAATCTCGGCCTACTTCATGCCGGATCCCAACCCGGAGTTCGGCCAGTGCGTGCACAAGATCGCCGCGGATGCCGCCGTCGAGGGTCGTCTGTATGCGCAGAACCACCATGGCGTGTACCGCACGGATGACAACGGAGAGAATTGGATTTCCATCGCGGATGGGCTGCCCGCCGATTTCGGCTTCGTGATGCTCACCCACCCGCGCCGCGAAGGTACCGCGTGGGTTGTCCCGATCAAGGCAGATAGCGAGCGGATTCCGCCGGATGGCCATCTCGCGGTGCACCGCACGGACGACGCAGGCGGGACCTGGAAGCGTTTGGATGTGGGACTCCCGGACCACGAATACAATGCTGTGCTCCGTGACGCGGCCGCGGTGGATTCAGCTGAACCTGCCGGGGTGTACTTCGGAACACGCGGCGGTTCGGTCTACGCCAGCGCTGACGAGGGCGAGTCCTTCATTGAAGTTGCCTCGCATCTGCCCGATGTGTTGTGCGTCCGGGCTGCCGTTGTCTCCGGTGATCTGTCCGCCGAATTGGCCGCTGCCTCTGCGGCATCCGGTCTGCCGGCGTAG
- a CDS encoding MoaD/ThiS family protein yields the protein MSDITVVLPSVLQPLAGGQSYLTTPADGAVTVESLLDAVTGDYPVLARRLRDETGSLRRYVNIYVNGEEVRRLKGLDTEVAAGQEVLIIQSVAGG from the coding sequence TTGTCCGACATCACCGTGGTTTTGCCCAGCGTCCTCCAGCCACTCGCCGGCGGGCAGTCCTACCTGACTACGCCCGCCGACGGAGCTGTGACCGTGGAAAGCTTGCTTGACGCTGTGACCGGGGACTACCCGGTGCTTGCCCGGAGGCTCCGGGACGAGACCGGGTCCCTCCGCCGCTACGTGAATATTTACGTGAATGGCGAGGAGGTCCGGCGCCTGAAAGGTCTGGATACTGAGGTTGCGGCCGGCCAGGAGGTCTTGATCATCCAGTCCGTGGCTGGCGGCTGA
- a CDS encoding MFS transporter, whose translation MSHTIPSTTPGTAATAGTPKKAALASFLGSAVEYYDFFIFGSAAALIFPHVFFPSADANAAIMSFATFGFAYIARPVGAIILGHFGDRIGRQRVLMFTLVLMGGATFIIGCLPDFKAIGWWAPALLVFARLCQGLSAAGEQAGASSMTLEHAPDNRRSFFTSWTLTGTQGGQILAALVFIPVVALPDEVKYGIGWRIPFWLSAVVVLVAFFIRRTLHEPPAFAEAKKNNQIAKLPVADLLRLHWADVLRVICCAFISAVSTVFGTLAIAYAKDVAHVNSTITLWLVVAANIVALGTQPVFGNLADRIGRKPVFIYGAIASAIMTPVFLLTLESGNVPLMFLVSVVYFALGYAAANAVWPSFYGEMFSTKVRFSGLAIGTQIGFLMAGFAPTIVTAMGGTKAGGWIQISIFTGVICVIAAVSAMTARESFKTPTAELGLR comes from the coding sequence ATGAGTCACACCATCCCGTCTACGACGCCGGGCACCGCTGCCACGGCGGGGACGCCGAAGAAGGCCGCCCTCGCGAGCTTCCTCGGCAGCGCAGTCGAGTACTACGACTTCTTCATCTTCGGTTCGGCCGCGGCCTTGATCTTCCCGCACGTCTTCTTCCCCAGCGCGGACGCCAACGCAGCCATCATGTCCTTCGCGACATTCGGCTTCGCCTACATAGCAAGGCCGGTCGGTGCCATCATCCTGGGCCACTTCGGAGACCGCATCGGCCGCCAGCGCGTACTGATGTTCACGCTGGTACTCATGGGCGGTGCGACGTTCATCATTGGCTGCCTCCCCGATTTCAAGGCCATTGGCTGGTGGGCTCCGGCCCTGCTGGTGTTCGCTCGCCTTTGCCAAGGTCTTTCGGCTGCCGGCGAGCAGGCCGGCGCCTCGTCCATGACGCTGGAACACGCCCCGGACAACCGCCGCTCCTTCTTCACGTCCTGGACCCTCACGGGAACCCAGGGCGGCCAGATCCTCGCAGCATTGGTCTTCATCCCCGTCGTCGCCCTCCCGGATGAGGTCAAGTACGGCATCGGCTGGCGTATCCCGTTCTGGCTCAGCGCTGTGGTGGTCCTGGTTGCCTTCTTCATCCGACGCACCCTCCACGAGCCGCCGGCATTCGCCGAAGCCAAGAAGAACAACCAGATCGCCAAGCTCCCAGTGGCCGACCTCCTCAGGCTGCACTGGGCCGACGTCCTGCGCGTTATCTGCTGCGCCTTCATCTCCGCCGTGAGCACCGTCTTCGGCACCCTGGCCATTGCCTACGCCAAGGACGTGGCCCACGTCAACAGCACCATCACGCTGTGGCTCGTCGTCGCTGCCAACATCGTGGCCCTTGGCACCCAGCCGGTCTTCGGCAATCTGGCTGACCGGATCGGCCGCAAGCCCGTATTCATCTACGGCGCCATTGCCAGCGCCATCATGACGCCGGTGTTCCTTTTGACGCTCGAATCCGGAAACGTGCCGCTCATGTTCCTGGTATCCGTGGTGTACTTCGCCCTCGGCTACGCCGCCGCCAACGCCGTGTGGCCTTCCTTTTACGGCGAAATGTTCAGCACCAAGGTCCGCTTCTCCGGCTTGGCCATCGGCACCCAGATCGGCTTCCTCATGGCAGGCTTCGCCCCGACCATCGTCACCGCAATGGGCGGCACCAAGGCCGGCGGCTGGATCCAGATCAGCATCTTCACCGGAGTCATCTGCGTCATCGCAGCCGTCTCCGCAATGACGGCCCGGGAATCCTTCAAGACCCCGACGGCGGAACTCGGCCTGAGGTAA
- a CDS encoding IclR family transcriptional regulator: MDVKEDTKTDMIGKALGLLVLLGNEPKGASASELARQAELPFSTTYRLLGSLTRDGFVDYEPDGRRYHLGLRVFQLGQRVSNHHGFAGTARPILQRVTEGTGEATILSVRDGHHHLTVNKVDGPQMFRVTSDPGHLGMLHTTAVGKALVAFADDHERQQLVEELELEPLTEFSITDRDAFRLEIEKVRRQGYAIMDEENEVGMRAVAVPVLNSQGVAFASLATAVPVFRMSVEQLVAVVPLLKSAASELADRLPQR; encoded by the coding sequence ATGGATGTGAAGGAAGACACAAAGACCGACATGATCGGCAAGGCCCTGGGCCTCCTCGTATTGCTAGGCAACGAGCCGAAAGGGGCCAGCGCCTCCGAGCTCGCCCGCCAGGCGGAGCTGCCGTTCAGTACTACGTACCGGCTGCTCGGATCCCTGACCCGCGACGGTTTTGTGGACTATGAGCCAGATGGGCGCCGCTATCACCTGGGCCTTCGTGTCTTCCAGCTTGGGCAGCGGGTGTCCAATCACCACGGCTTTGCGGGTACCGCGCGGCCCATCTTGCAGCGCGTCACGGAGGGGACCGGCGAGGCCACCATCCTTTCCGTACGGGATGGCCACCACCACCTCACGGTCAACAAGGTGGACGGCCCCCAGATGTTCCGGGTGACGAGCGATCCGGGGCACCTTGGAATGCTGCACACCACGGCGGTAGGTAAGGCATTGGTCGCCTTCGCGGATGACCACGAGCGGCAGCAGCTCGTGGAAGAGCTCGAGTTGGAGCCGCTCACGGAGTTCTCCATTACAGACCGCGACGCATTCCGCCTGGAAATCGAAAAAGTCCGGCGCCAGGGCTACGCGATCATGGACGAGGAGAATGAGGTGGGGATGCGCGCTGTTGCCGTCCCCGTGCTCAACTCCCAAGGTGTTGCCTTCGCATCCCTTGCCACCGCGGTCCCCGTCTTCCGGATGAGCGTGGAACAGCTCGTGGCCGTCGTTCCCCTGCTGAAGAGTGCGGCGTCCGAGCTTGCCGACCGCCTGCCGCAGCGCTAA
- a CDS encoding shikimate dehydrogenase, whose product MSNRAESFLVGLIGEGVTPSLTPPMHEREADVQGLRYLYRPIDLLELSLPGSAVGDLLTAASRLGYNGLNITHPCKQLVLPFLDEISEDAQRLGAVNTVLIQDGRFIGHNTDFSGFGSALASGLPDAGLDRVVQLGAGGAGSAVAYALLSAGVRTLDLVDVDPARCAERAAELAGLFPGSTVTARTTAELPQLMPLADGLVHCTPVGMAAHPGLPLDMSLVEARHWVADIVYRPIETQLVLEARAKGCRVLDGGRMAVGQAADAFRIFTGRDADPERMRAHFLELVGAEEAKVEGSEAGKALAGAGH is encoded by the coding sequence ATGAGCAACCGAGCCGAATCCTTCTTGGTGGGCCTTATTGGCGAAGGCGTGACGCCTTCTCTGACGCCGCCCATGCACGAGAGGGAGGCCGACGTACAGGGGCTGCGCTACCTGTACCGGCCCATCGACCTGCTGGAGCTCTCCCTGCCCGGCTCCGCCGTCGGCGATCTCCTGACTGCAGCTTCCCGGCTCGGTTACAACGGCCTCAACATCACGCATCCGTGCAAGCAGCTGGTCCTGCCGTTCCTGGACGAGATTTCCGAGGACGCCCAGCGGCTCGGCGCTGTGAACACCGTTCTGATCCAGGACGGCCGATTCATTGGCCACAACACAGACTTCTCCGGCTTCGGTTCCGCTTTGGCCAGCGGCCTTCCCGACGCCGGCCTGGACCGCGTCGTTCAGTTGGGCGCCGGGGGTGCCGGCTCCGCCGTCGCATACGCCCTGCTTTCCGCGGGCGTCAGGACGCTGGACCTTGTAGACGTGGATCCCGCGCGCTGCGCCGAACGGGCGGCGGAACTCGCCGGGCTGTTCCCGGGCAGCACTGTTACGGCACGCACGACGGCGGAGCTACCGCAGCTGATGCCGCTTGCCGACGGTCTGGTGCACTGCACACCGGTGGGCATGGCCGCGCATCCAGGCCTCCCACTGGACATGTCCCTCGTCGAAGCCCGACATTGGGTGGCTGACATCGTCTACCGCCCCATCGAGACCCAGCTGGTGCTCGAGGCCCGGGCCAAGGGCTGCCGCGTGCTCGACGGCGGACGCATGGCCGTGGGCCAGGCAGCCGACGCTTTCCGCATCTTCACAGGCCGCGACGCCGATCCGGAACGAATGCGGGCACACTTCCTTGAGCTGGTGGGCGCCGAGGAAGCCAAGGTTGAAGGGTCAGAGGCCGGCAAGGCTCTCGCCGGGGCGGGGCACTGA
- a CDS encoding bifunctional sugar phosphate isomerase/epimerase/4-hydroxyphenylpyruvate dioxygenase family protein yields the protein MRTGIATVCLSGTLKEKMQACAIAGFDGIEIFEQDLVTSPLSPEDVRKMAADLGLGLDLYQPFRDFDSVAEDILQENLRRADAKFRLMSRLGMDTILVCTNVGTATIDDDDLRAEQLSRLAELAGDHGVKVAYEALAWGKYVNDYEHAHRLVEAVDHPNLGTCLDSFHILSRDWDTAPIEAIKPGKIFFVQVADAPKLSMDVLSWSRHYRVFPGEGQFELAKFMGHVARAGYSGPVSLEVFNDVFRQSDVERTAVDAMRSLIWLEEQSAKWLDANASSFTQGGAPGGASGDSPANAASRRRYPMELATLPKVAEPAGFNFAEVKTDEPAQLETLLGQLGFEFDGRHRTKDVQLWSMGQARVIINEQAPSHSEPAVAALGFDVDSPVIASARAQQLKAPVVPRKVQADEEVFQGIAAPDSTEIFLCQGSPDGTAAWTREFGEGLEHPSAGTQAVIDHVNLAQPWQHFDEAVLFYTSALALEPQPFAEVPSPSGLVRSQVMVTSDRGVRLVLNLAPLLQQEPGQQEPGQQGNGARKSYQEHIAFAVDDLVATARAAQARGLEFLQIPANYYEDLDARFALEPAFLATLKELNLLYDRDANGEFLHFYTATVGSVFFEMVERRGNYDGYGAPNAPVRHAVQYDSLHAHRVHR from the coding sequence ATGCGCACGGGAATCGCCACAGTCTGCCTGTCCGGCACGCTCAAGGAAAAGATGCAGGCCTGCGCCATCGCGGGCTTCGACGGCATCGAGATCTTCGAACAGGACCTCGTCACCTCGCCGCTCAGCCCGGAGGACGTGCGGAAGATGGCCGCGGACCTTGGACTCGGCCTGGATCTCTACCAGCCGTTCCGCGACTTCGACAGTGTCGCCGAGGACATCCTCCAGGAAAACCTGCGACGGGCAGACGCCAAGTTCAGGCTCATGTCCCGCCTTGGCATGGACACCATCCTGGTGTGCACCAACGTTGGAACTGCCACGATCGACGACGACGACCTCCGCGCCGAGCAGCTCTCCCGCCTGGCGGAGTTGGCCGGGGACCACGGCGTCAAGGTGGCGTACGAGGCACTCGCTTGGGGCAAATACGTCAACGACTACGAGCACGCTCACCGTTTGGTGGAAGCCGTGGACCACCCCAACCTAGGCACTTGCCTGGACTCCTTCCACATCCTTTCCCGCGACTGGGATACCGCACCCATCGAGGCCATCAAGCCCGGGAAGATCTTCTTCGTCCAAGTGGCCGACGCCCCGAAACTCTCCATGGACGTGCTGTCCTGGAGCCGCCACTACCGCGTGTTCCCGGGCGAAGGACAATTCGAGCTTGCCAAGTTCATGGGCCACGTTGCCCGTGCAGGCTACTCCGGTCCGGTCTCGCTGGAAGTCTTCAACGACGTCTTCCGCCAATCGGATGTGGAGCGCACCGCCGTCGACGCGATGCGCTCGCTGATCTGGCTTGAGGAACAGAGTGCCAAATGGCTCGACGCGAACGCGTCCTCCTTTACACAGGGAGGAGCGCCGGGAGGCGCCAGCGGTGACTCGCCCGCCAACGCCGCCAGCCGCCGTCGTTATCCCATGGAACTGGCCACCCTGCCCAAGGTGGCGGAACCGGCCGGTTTCAACTTCGCCGAAGTCAAAACGGATGAGCCCGCACAGCTCGAGACGCTTCTTGGCCAGCTCGGCTTCGAATTCGACGGCCGGCACCGGACCAAGGACGTGCAGCTGTGGTCCATGGGCCAGGCACGCGTCATCATCAACGAACAGGCGCCGTCACACAGTGAACCCGCCGTCGCGGCGTTGGGGTTCGACGTCGACTCTCCCGTGATTGCCTCGGCCCGCGCCCAGCAACTCAAGGCACCCGTGGTACCGCGCAAGGTCCAGGCGGACGAGGAAGTGTTCCAAGGCATCGCAGCCCCGGACTCTACCGAGATCTTCCTGTGCCAAGGCAGCCCGGACGGCACCGCCGCCTGGACTCGCGAGTTTGGCGAAGGCCTTGAACATCCTTCAGCGGGAACGCAAGCGGTGATCGACCACGTGAACCTGGCCCAGCCCTGGCAGCACTTCGACGAAGCCGTCCTCTTCTATACGAGTGCCCTTGCCCTGGAACCGCAGCCGTTCGCCGAAGTGCCAAGCCCCAGCGGCCTGGTGCGCTCGCAGGTCATGGTGACTTCCGACCGTGGCGTGCGCCTGGTGCTGAACCTTGCTCCGTTGCTTCAGCAGGAACCCGGCCAGCAAGAACCCGGCCAGCAAGGCAACGGCGCCCGCAAGAGCTACCAGGAACACATCGCCTTCGCGGTGGATGACCTCGTGGCCACGGCCCGGGCGGCGCAGGCACGCGGACTGGAGTTCCTCCAGATCCCGGCCAACTACTACGAGGACCTGGATGCTCGCTTCGCCCTGGAGCCTGCTTTCCTTGCCACCCTGAAGGAATTGAACCTTCTCTACGACAGGGACGCCAACGGTGAATTCCTGCACTTCTATACCGCCACGGTGGGCAGCGTGTTCTTCGAAATGGTGGAACGCCGCGGCAACTACGACGGCTACGGCGCCCCCAATGCCCCGGTGCGGCACGCCGTCCAGTACGACTCGCTTCACGCCCACCGCGTGCACCGCTAA
- the pcaH gene encoding protocatechuate 3,4-dioxygenase subunit beta: MLDANAGHYQDDELVPAAEPHAAHAPSDAAVETQSDLSAEIKAIGDAYAQALKNGAAPETQPRLDFAPYRSSILRHPTKNLHHADPETIELYSPAFGHQDVHALESDLTIQHNGEPQGERIIVQGKVLDGDGRPVAGQLVEIWQANAAGRYIHKRDQHPAPLDPNFTGVGRCITGPDGSYRFTTIKPGAYPWKNHLNAWRPAHIHFSMFGTDFTQRIVTQMYFPGDQLFPLDPIYQSIVDQDARDRLVAKYDHELTSPEWALGYNWDIILSGSKRTWTENEAFGDAGDEE, from the coding sequence CTGCTAGACGCAAATGCCGGGCACTACCAAGACGACGAGCTCGTACCGGCGGCAGAACCGCACGCCGCCCACGCGCCGTCGGACGCCGCCGTCGAAACCCAATCGGATCTCAGCGCCGAGATCAAAGCCATCGGCGACGCGTACGCCCAAGCGCTCAAGAACGGTGCCGCACCGGAGACGCAGCCCCGCCTGGACTTCGCGCCATATCGCAGCAGCATCCTGCGCCACCCCACCAAGAACCTGCACCACGCGGACCCTGAGACCATCGAGCTGTACTCGCCGGCGTTCGGGCACCAGGACGTACACGCCCTGGAATCGGACCTGACCATCCAGCACAACGGCGAGCCCCAAGGCGAGCGGATCATCGTGCAGGGCAAAGTGCTCGACGGCGACGGCCGCCCGGTTGCCGGTCAGCTCGTGGAGATCTGGCAGGCAAACGCCGCCGGCCGCTACATCCACAAGCGCGACCAGCACCCCGCCCCGCTCGACCCGAACTTCACCGGCGTCGGACGCTGCATCACCGGACCGGACGGCTCCTACCGCTTCACCACCATCAAACCCGGCGCCTACCCGTGGAAGAACCACCTCAACGCCTGGCGTCCGGCACACATCCACTTTTCCATGTTCGGCACGGACTTCACGCAGCGCATCGTCACCCAGATGTACTTCCCGGGCGACCAGTTGTTCCCGCTGGACCCCATCTACCAGTCGATCGTGGACCAAGACGCCCGCGACCGCCTCGTGGCCAAGTACGACCACGAACTGACGAGCCCCGAATGGGCCCTCGGCTACAACTGGGACATCATTCTGAGCGGGTCGAAGCGGACCTGGACCGAAAACGAAGCCTTTGGCGACGCCGGGGACGAGGAGTAA
- the pcaG gene encoding protocatechuate 3,4-dioxygenase subunit alpha has translation MSKLTPTPGQTVGPFYGYALPFNKDNELLAPGSAGSIRLQGTVYDGAGEAIPDAILEIWQPDAEGNVVQRTGSLVRDGYTFTGWGRAAVGNSGVFTFTTVNPGPTSPVPGKPAAAPFISVAVFARGLMNRLFTRIYLPENEEALAADPLLSSLDPERRKTLIARRDPDGGLTWDLRLQGGDETVFLDFEGASR, from the coding sequence ATGAGCAAGTTGACCCCCACACCCGGTCAGACCGTTGGCCCGTTCTACGGCTACGCCCTCCCCTTTAATAAGGACAACGAACTCCTCGCCCCGGGCAGTGCCGGAAGCATCCGCCTTCAAGGCACCGTGTACGACGGCGCCGGCGAAGCCATCCCGGACGCCATCCTGGAGATCTGGCAGCCGGACGCCGAAGGCAACGTGGTCCAGCGCACGGGCTCCCTGGTCCGTGACGGCTACACCTTCACCGGCTGGGGCCGCGCGGCGGTAGGCAACTCCGGCGTTTTCACGTTCACCACGGTCAACCCCGGCCCCACCTCCCCGGTCCCCGGAAAACCAGCGGCGGCTCCGTTTATTTCCGTCGCCGTCTTTGCCCGTGGCCTCATGAACCGCCTGTTCACCCGCATCTACTTGCCGGAAAACGAGGAAGCTCTCGCGGCCGACCCGCTGCTCAGCTCCCTCGATCCCGAGCGCCGCAAGACGCTCATCGCCCGACGCGACCCGGATGGCGGCCTCACCTGGGATCTGCGCCTGCAGGGCGGGGACGAGACTGTCTTTCTCGACTTCGAAGGCGCCTCCCGATGA
- a CDS encoding lyase family protein: MSLDGDFGLLSPVSASSAVAALTGDRAVIAAILDVETAWAAVLEEAGFVPAGSAAVVAEAAESWAYDAASIAERAQGGANPVIPLLADLRGRVKGLDAGALAAVHTSLTSQDVLDSALMLLARRVVSALLAEVKGTTTALADLAEQHADTLCVGRSLTQHALPFTFGLKAAQWFQGVAAAARRLESLELPVQFGGAGGTLASATVLTEGSLLSPFALADALAGKLGLAPVPAPWHTNRLAVTALGDSLAALTDSFGKIASDLLFLSRPEVAELGEPLAAGRGVSSAMPQKQNPVLSVLIRSAALQAPGLAAQLHLAATNFNDERPDGAWHSEWQAVRGLLRLSLGSAIQLRELAEGLRIFPEAMRRSLEISGPLLLSEAVASSIAPLLGADRAEAKARLQAVVDETLQAPAAEQSRIYTELLREAVPASKLSDEELRALLDPANYVGEAAEISRRILAAYPEFSNTNPKGADRG; the protein is encoded by the coding sequence ATGAGCCTCGACGGCGATTTCGGGCTGCTCAGCCCGGTTTCGGCGTCGTCCGCGGTGGCGGCGCTGACGGGTGACCGCGCGGTCATCGCGGCCATCCTCGACGTCGAGACCGCCTGGGCAGCCGTGCTGGAAGAGGCGGGCTTCGTGCCCGCCGGTTCCGCCGCCGTCGTGGCCGAGGCCGCGGAATCCTGGGCCTACGACGCCGCGTCCATCGCCGAACGGGCCCAAGGTGGCGCCAACCCGGTCATCCCGCTGCTTGCCGACCTCCGGGGCAGGGTCAAAGGGCTGGATGCCGGCGCACTTGCTGCGGTGCACACCTCGCTGACCAGCCAAGACGTGCTGGATTCGGCCCTGATGCTGCTTGCTCGGCGTGTAGTTTCCGCGCTTCTCGCCGAAGTAAAAGGCACGACGACGGCGCTCGCCGACCTTGCGGAGCAGCATGCGGACACGCTGTGCGTAGGCAGGAGCCTGACCCAGCACGCGCTTCCGTTCACCTTCGGGCTCAAGGCGGCGCAGTGGTTCCAGGGAGTGGCCGCCGCGGCCCGCCGCCTTGAGTCGTTGGAGCTGCCGGTGCAGTTCGGCGGGGCCGGTGGCACCCTGGCTTCGGCAACCGTGCTCACGGAAGGCTCGCTGTTGAGCCCCTTCGCCTTGGCAGACGCCCTGGCCGGGAAGCTGGGTCTGGCTCCCGTCCCTGCGCCTTGGCACACCAACCGGCTTGCCGTCACTGCACTCGGCGACTCCCTCGCGGCACTGACGGACTCCTTCGGCAAGATCGCCTCGGACCTGCTTTTCCTCAGCCGCCCCGAGGTTGCCGAGCTGGGCGAACCTCTTGCCGCAGGCCGCGGAGTCTCCTCGGCCATGCCGCAAAAGCAGAACCCGGTGTTGTCCGTGCTGATCCGCAGCGCGGCGCTCCAGGCTCCGGGGTTGGCAGCTCAGTTGCACCTCGCAGCAACGAACTTCAACGACGAACGCCCCGACGGTGCTTGGCACAGCGAATGGCAGGCCGTGAGGGGCCTGCTGCGCCTGAGCCTTGGCTCCGCCATCCAGCTCCGCGAGCTTGCCGAAGGACTCCGCATCTTCCCCGAGGCGATGCGTCGCAGCCTGGAAATCTCCGGGCCATTGCTGCTCAGCGAAGCCGTGGCGTCCTCCATTGCTCCGCTCCTCGGCGCAGACAGGGCCGAAGCGAAGGCTCGGCTGCAGGCCGTCGTCGACGAGACCCTCCAAGCACCCGCAGCAGAACAATCCCGGATCTACACCGAGCTTCTTCGCGAGGCCGTGCCAGCGAGCAAGCTGTCCGACGAGGAGCTGCGGGCGCTCCTGGACCCGGCGAACTACGTGGGCGAGGCTGCGGAGATCAGTCGCCGCATCCTGGCCGCCTACCCGGAATTTTCCAACACCAATCCGAAGGGAGCCGATCGTGGCTAA
- a CDS encoding alpha/beta fold hydrolase, whose protein sequence is MAKPNVKAVLLSPQRPLGEKPLLVVGPSLGTSTVLWTETAALLGDDFDVIGWDLPGHGVSPAAAETFSVAELADAVVDLVDSIAPGAVFHYAGDSLGGATGLQLGIKHAERLKSLSVQCTGAKLGTPEGWLERAETVRVQGTAVMIQGSAQRWFAPGFMDRQPAVSSRLLHALRDADRFSYAFCCEALAGFDVRSELGSITVPTQALAGVEDTVAPPSFAQEVADGINAGFNTAGGTAIAIALDGVGHLAPAEAPAVVADLMRTFMTEAGK, encoded by the coding sequence GTGGCTAAGCCCAACGTCAAGGCCGTGTTGCTGTCCCCGCAGCGCCCCCTGGGGGAGAAGCCACTCCTGGTGGTGGGGCCCTCGCTCGGAACGTCCACGGTGCTGTGGACCGAGACGGCAGCCCTCCTCGGCGACGACTTCGACGTCATCGGCTGGGACCTGCCTGGTCACGGCGTCTCGCCCGCTGCCGCCGAAACGTTCAGCGTCGCCGAGCTGGCCGACGCAGTGGTGGACTTGGTGGACTCGATCGCTCCCGGCGCCGTGTTCCACTATGCCGGGGACTCCCTGGGCGGCGCCACGGGGCTGCAATTGGGCATCAAGCACGCAGAAAGGCTCAAGAGCCTGTCCGTGCAATGCACCGGAGCGAAGCTCGGAACGCCGGAGGGATGGCTCGAACGGGCCGAAACCGTTCGCGTGCAGGGCACCGCGGTGATGATCCAGGGATCAGCCCAGCGCTGGTTCGCTCCCGGGTTCATGGACCGCCAGCCCGCGGTCAGCAGCCGCCTCCTGCACGCACTGCGGGACGCCGACCGTTTCAGCTACGCCTTCTGCTGCGAGGCCCTCGCCGGTTTTGACGTCCGCTCCGAGCTCGGCAGCATCACCGTCCCCACGCAGGCGCTGGCCGGCGTCGAGGACACTGTTGCACCGCCGTCGTTCGCTCAGGAAGTGGCGGACGGCATCAACGCCGGATTCAACACAGCCGGCGGCACCGCTATCGCTATTGCGCTCGACGGCGTCGGGCACCTTGCGCCCGCGGAGGCGCCCGCCGTCGTCGCGGACCTCATGCGGACGTTCATGACGGAGGCCGGAAAATGA
- the pcaC gene encoding 4-carboxymuconolactone decarboxylase, translating to MSADSSQGAVQRDATSEEIYDAGMVVRREVLGDAHVDRANAKKDEFTEDFQDMITRIAWGGIWTRPGLTRQMRSAVTVTAMVAHGHWEELAMHIHAAITNGLSRDEIKEILLQTAIYCGVPSANTAFKTAQQVFKEMDNA from the coding sequence ATGAGTGCTGATTCTTCGCAAGGCGCCGTTCAGCGCGACGCCACCTCGGAGGAAATCTACGACGCCGGCATGGTGGTCCGCCGTGAAGTGCTCGGCGATGCGCACGTGGACCGTGCCAACGCCAAGAAGGACGAATTCACCGAGGACTTCCAGGACATGATCACCCGCATCGCGTGGGGCGGCATTTGGACCCGCCCGGGCCTGACGCGGCAGATGCGCTCGGCGGTGACCGTCACGGCGATGGTGGCGCACGGGCACTGGGAAGAACTGGCCATGCACATCCATGCCGCCATCACCAACGGCCTGAGCAGGGACGAAATCAAGGAAATCCTGCTGCAGACCGCCATCTACTGCGGAGTTCCCTCCGCCAACACCGCATTCAAGACCGCGCAACAGGTCTTCAAAGAAATGGATAACGCATGA